The Epinephelus lanceolatus isolate andai-2023 chromosome 11, ASM4190304v1, whole genome shotgun sequence genome window below encodes:
- the brwd3 gene encoding bromodomain and WD repeat-containing protein 3 isoform X2 produces MAREQCSQTEAELYYLIARFLQSGPCKKAAQILIEELEEYELVPQRWSWDGEKYKRTFQDWVILNQHIPADYLLRVCQRIGPLIEKEIPPSVPGVQTLLGLGRQSLLRTTKSCSHKVCSGSAVAALHRGRPPEPPASNGHPPNVVSIMGARQATGTARFGQALPSSSYQHMKIHKRILGHLSSVYCVAFDRTGRRIFTGSDDCLVKIWATDDGRLLATLRGHSAEICDMAVNHENTLIASASCDKTIRVWCLRTCAPITVLQAHGASITSIQFCPAIKGTTRYLASTGADGMVCFWKWHSVSMKFHDQPVKFVERSRPGVQVSTSSFSSGGMFMATGGTDHLIRVYYLGAETPMKVSEMDAHTDKVVVVQFSNNSDSLRFVSGSRDGTARIWHYQQQEWKSVTLDIAARLPGSTVANGDDKTKLMATMVAWDRADSTVITAVSNYLLKVWSTTTGQLLHVLSGHDDEVFVLEAHPFDSRIMLSAGHDGNIYMWDLTKGVKIRNFFNMIEGQGHGAIFDCKFSADGQHFACTDSHGHLLIFGFGCSRPYEKIPDQMFFHTDYRPLIRDSNNYVLDEQTQQAPHLMPPPFLVDVDGNPHPPHYQRLVPGRENCKEDQLVPQLGYMANSDGELVEQVLGQQTAENRESILDSLIRQLQNEQDQRQNPQEQAAEAQGDEAAMEASSPPAEPRRSGQVDGVWQMQHNALRSQVATERDLLAWSRRVMVNEVPQGISRVLEECRQAKGDMECSLYNAERRKKPVTCTPKSDLLTSRLRSLRPTKKKQQRHAYQTRSAQVRRSWNRSRNSSTRRNSDSQIDSDSDGNAAAQADQSEASSDGEAQWQSESSSSDSSSEYSDWTADAGINLQPPKRPTRRPAPPQGYSSSEEEEGEGKTKEAKKRDSEKRKKPKETKQKPTSSLAGLDAEEWLPPSWIMETIPHRSPFVPQMGDELIYFKQGHQAYVRAVRRAKAYSINPQKQPWNRLDLRDQESVKVVGIKYEVGPPTLCCLKLAFLDPVSGKMTNESFSLKYHDMPDVIDFLVLQQFYNEAKQHNWQPGMRFRSIIDDAWWFGSVEAQEPLQPEYPDSLFQCYAVKWDNGEREKMSPWDMEPIPEEAALPEQVGDGVEVAEEELKALLYTPQEGEWGAHTRDEDCERVIYGIDQLLTLDVAKLFASPVNLRDYPLYCTAVAYPTDLSTIRKRLENRFYRRISALMWEVRYIEHNARTFNEPQSPIVATAKVVTDVLLRYIGDQSCTDILDLYHKLKSEASSGGEVELDVDSDTPGTSTGHRGGDQNPKKRGVVLDVKLWRGQCKELMRRMMASRDSEPFRQPVDLFEYPDYRDIIDTPMDLATVSETLVAGNYENPMEFAKDVRLIFSNSKAYTPNKKSQIYTMTLSLSAFFEKNIISIISDHKSAVQNERRTRQRLSYRDRIHNGGSSPPISPSPSPKGKHKPGKVSKPKKSQTSTKNRSQRPHQAQQSSSVAEEEEDIQPSSPSSGTSSGSRNQGPHRVTRSQATSVKKSGHQRNLHLSNGSRQHHGRQAPQSDDDEEEAASGSNSSSSESSSTSSSSSSSSSSDSENSSESEMEKYVEGGDHDYSKAPCLSVRLSAKGKVAASGKRRHKGGEDTAQIPKRARVQLPVEEEEDEEEEEEEEEEEDEEEEEEEEEEQQQQQPVDGRHEEDEEEQEEEEDEEEEEEPEEEEEPEEEDDDEDNSEVQTRAAAATSSPRGNQCKSRRVNTRNQGRRTVLYRDDSEDDGHGSKEDPLNLGMSRSGRVRRMTEKARVSHLMGWGH; encoded by the exons ATGGCAAGAGAACAGTGTTCACAAACCGAAGCTG AACTCTATTACCTCATTGCCAGATTTCTGCAGTCTGGACCTtgtaaaaaagcagcacag ATTCTGattgaggagctggaggagtaTGAG TTGGTCCCTCAACGATGGAGTTGGGATGGAGAGAAATACAAACGGACCTTCCAAGACTGG GTGATTTTGAACCAGCACATTCCTGCAGACTATTTGCTCCGTGTTTGTCAGCGGATAGGCCCGCTTATAGAGAAGGAGATCCCACCTAGTGTTCCTGGGGTTCAAACCCTTCTGGGGCTGGGAAGACAGTCCTTGCTTCGTACCACCAAAA GTTGTAGCCACAAAGTATGCAGTGGCTCAGCTGTTGCTGCACTCCATCGAGGACGTCCACCAGAACCTCCAGCCAGCAATGGACATCCTCCCAATGTTG TGTCCATCATGGGTGCTCGCCAGGCCACAGGCACAGCTCGTTTTGGCCAGGCCCTGCCGTCTTCCTCCTACCAACACATGAAGATACACAAACGTATCCTTGGCCACCTTTCTTCAGTCTACTGTGTAGCCTTTGACCGTACCGGCCGTCGGATATTTACG GGTTCTGATGACTGCCTGGTGAAAATCTGGGCCACAGATGACGGCCGGCTCCTGGCAACACTCCGCGGCCACTCAGCAGAGATCTGTGACATGGCTGTCAACCACGAAAATACTCTCATTGCCTCAGCAAGCTGTGACAAAACTATCAGAGTGTGGTGCCTGCGTACCTGTGCGCCCATCACTGTTCTGCAGGCCCACGGTGCCTCCATCACATCAATACAG TTTTGTCCCGCTATCAAAGGGACAACACGGTACCTGGCCTCCACTGGTGCAGACGGCATGGTGTGTTTCTGGAAGTGGCACTCTGTCAGCATGAAATTCCA CGATCAGCCAGTCAAGTTTGTTGAGCGGTCACGTCCAGGAGTTCaggtctccacttcctccttcagtAGTG GTGGTATGTTCATGGCTACTGGTGGCACCGATCATCTGATCAGAGTCTACTACCTTGGTGCTGAAACTCCCATGAAAGTCTCTGAGATGGATGCACACACa GACAAAGTTGTCGTCGTCCAATTTAGCAATAACAGTgacag CCTGAGGTTTGTGAGTGGCAGTCGCGACGGCACAGCCAGAATCTGGCATTACCAGCAACAAGAGTGGAAGAGTGTCACTTTAGACATTGCTGCCAGGCTGCCTGG GAGTACTGTGGCCAATGGGGATGATAAAACCAAGCTGATGGCGACTATGGTGGCCTGGGACCGTGCAGATAGCACCGTCATCACAGCGGTGTCAAACTACCTGCTCAAAGTGTGGAGCACGACTACTGGACAGCTGCTGCATGTGTTATCT GGTCATGATGATGAGGTGTTTGTGCTGGAGGCTCACCCATTTGACTCCCGCATCATGCTATCTGCCGGCCATGATGGCAACATTTACATGTGGGACCTAACCAAGGGAGTCAAGATCCGCAACTTCTTTAACATG ATTGAAGGGCAAGGCCATGGCGCTATTTTTGACTGCAAGTTCTCAGCTGATGGGCAGCATTTTGCCTGCACTGACTCACATGGCCATTTGCTCATCTTTGGCTTCGGCTGCAGCAGACCATATGAGAAG ATTCCCGACCAGATGTTCTTCCACACGGACTACCGACCTCTTATACGCGATTCCAATAACTATGTGCTGGATGAGCAGACGCAGCAAGCCCCACATCTCATGCCTCCACCCTTCCTGGTGGACGTAGATGGAAATCCTCACCCTCCTCACTACCAGCGCCTGGTGCCAGGAAGAGAGAACTGCAAGGAGGATCAGCTAGTACCCCAGCTAGGATACATGGCTAACA GCGATGGAGAGTTGGTTGAGCAGGTACTTGGCCAGCAAACGgcagaaaacagagaaagcaTATTGGACAGTCTCATCAGACAGTTGCAGAATGAGCAGGACCAGCGTCAGAACCCACAAGAGCAGGCTGCAGAGGCACAGG GTGATGAAGCAGCGATGGAGgcatcctctcctcctgctgaacCTCGCAGAAGTGGGCAGGTGGACGGGGTTTGGCAGATGCAGCATAATGCCCTGCGTAGTCAGGTGGCCACTGAGCGGGACCTGCTGGCCTGGAGCCGCAGAGTGATGGTCAATGAAGTGCCACAAGGAATATCCAG GGTGTTGGAGGAGTGCAGACAAGCCAAAGGCGATATGGAATGTTCTCTATACaatgcagagaggaggaagaagccAGTAACCTGCACACCCAAG agcgatctgctgacTTCACGCCTGCGCTCCCTGCGGCCAACTAAGAAAAAGCAGCAGCGCCACGCCTATCAGACCCGCTCAGCCCAAGTCCGCCGTTCTTGGAATAGGAGTCGAAATTCCAGCACCCGTCGTAACTCTGATAGCCAGATAGACTCTGACAGTGATGGAAAC GCAGCAGCACAGGCGGATCAAAGTGAGGCCTCCTCTGATGGTGAAGCTCAGTGGCAGAGTGAGAGCAGCTCCAG TGACTCCTCCAGTGAATATTCTGATTGGACAGCTGATGCCGGGATCAACCTCCAGCCACCAAAGCGCCCAACCAGGAGGCCTGCACCGCCCCAAGgttacagcagctctgaggaggaagagggcgAAGGAAAGACAAAAGAGGCTAAGAAGAGGGACAGTGAGAAGAGAAAGAAGCCCAAGGAGACCAAACAG AAGCCCACGTCCTCTCTGGCTGGACTTGATGCGGAGGAGTGGCTGCCACCATCATGGATAATGGAGACCATCCCTCACCGCTCTCCTTTTGTCCCTCAAATGGGAGATGAG CTCATCTACTTCAAACAGGGCCATCAGGCCTACGTCCGGGCTGTCCGCAGGGCCAAGGCGTACAGCATCAACCCTCAGAAACAGCCGTGGAACAGACTTGACCTCAGG GACCAGGAATCAGTGAAGGTGGTTGGAATTAAATATGAAGTAGGACCTCCCACCCTCTGCTGCCTAAAACTGGCTTTCTTGGACCCCGTCTCAGGGAAGATGACCAATGAGTCTTTCTCCTTAAA GTACCACGACATGCCTGATGTCATTGATTTTCTGGTACTGCAGCAGTTTTACAATGAGGCTAAACAGCACaactggcagccag GTATGAGGTTCCGCAGCATCATTGATGACGCTTGGTGGTTCGGCAGTGTGGAGGCTCAGGAACCTCTTCAGCCAGAGTATCCAGATAGCCTGTTCCAGTGCTATGCAGTAAA GTGGGATAACGGTGAGCGGGAGAAAATGAGTCCCTGGGACATGGAGCCTATTCCTGAGGAAG CTGCATTGCCTGAACAGGTGGGTGACGGCGTGGAGGTGGcagaggaggagctgaaggctCTGCTTTACACGCCTCAGGAAGGAGAATGGGGGGCTCACACTCGAGATGAAGACTGTGAGAGAGTCATCTACGGCATCGATCAGCTTCTTACACTGG ATGTAGCCAAGTTATTTGCATCACCAGTGAATCTGCGGGACTACCCTCTGTACTGCACTGCGGTGGCTTACCCCACTGACCTCAGCACCATCCGCAAACGACTGGAGAACCGCTTTTACAG GCGGATCTCTGCATTAATGTGGGAGGTGCGCTACATTGAACACAATGCCCGCACTTTCAACGAACCCCAGAGTCCCATTGTAGCAACTGCCAAAGTGGTGACTGACGTTCTCCTGCGCTACATTGG gGACCAGAGCTGCACAGACATCTTGGATCTTTATCACAAGCTGAAATCTGAGGCCAGCAGTGGAGGAGAAGTTGAG TTGGATGTGGACTCTGACACTCCAGGAACATCTACAGGACATCGG GGAGGTGACCAGAATCCCAAGAAGCGCGGTGTAGTCTTGGATGTGAAATTATGGCGAGGACAGTGCAAAGAGCTGATGCGTCGAATGATGGCCTCGCGAGATTCAGAGCCGTTCAGGCAGCCCGTGGACCTCTTTGAGTATCCG GACTATCGAGACATCATTGACACTCCTATGGATCTGGCTAcagtgtcagagacactggttGCAGGGAATTATGAAAACCCGATGGAGTTTGCCAAAGATGTGCGGCTCATTTTCAGCAACTCCAAAGCATACACACCTAACAAGAAATCACAG ATCTACACCATGACCCTCAGCTTGTCGGCCTTCTTCGAAAAAAACATCATCTCCATCATCTCTGACCACAAGTCTGCCGTTCAGAACGAACGGCGGACTCGTCAGAGACTCAGTTACAGGGACAGAATACACAACGGAGGCAGCTCACCGCCTATTAGTCCATCCCCCAG CCCTAAAGGGAAGCACAAGCCAGGGAAGGTGTCTAAGCCAAAAAAATCCCAGACCTCAACGAAGAATCGTTCTCAGAGACCACATCAAG CTCAGCAAAGCAGTAGTgtagcagaggaggaggaggacatccAGCCTTCTTCCCCAAGTTCAGGGACAAGCAGTGGGAGCAGAAACCAAGGGCCACATCGGGTGACCCGCAGCCAGGCAACTTCAGTGAAGAAGTCAG GGCACCAGCGTAACCTGCATCTAAGTAACGGCTCCAGACAGCACCACGGGCGACAAGCACCACAGTCTGATGACGATGAGGAGGAGGCGGCATCTGGATCAAACAGCTCTTCGTCGGAGTCATCCTCCAcctcatcatcctcctcttcctcgtcaTCGTCAGACAGTGAGAACAGTTCTGAGTCTGAGATGGAGAAGTACGTGGAAGGGGGAGATCACGACTACAGCAAAGCCCCCTGCCTGTCAGTACGCCTCTCAGCTAAGGGTAAGGTGGCGGCCTCAGGGAAAAGGAGACACAAAGGAGGAGAGGACACAGCACAGATACCTAAAAGAGCACGAGTGCAGCTGCCggtagaggaggaggaagatgaggaggaggaggaagaggaggaggaggaggaggatgaagaagaggaggaggaggaggaagaggagcagcagcagcagcaaccggTGGATGGAAGACatgaagaggatgaagaagagcaggaagaggaggaggatgaagaggaagaggaggaacccgaggaggaggaggaacctgaggaggaggatgatgatgaggacaaCTCTGAGGTGCAGACAagggctgcagcagcaacaagcaGTCCAAGAGGCAACCAGTGCAAGTCTCGACGGGTCAACACACGCAACCAGGGCCGCAGGACAGTTCTTTACAGGGATGACTCAGAGGATGATGGCCATGGGTCGAAGGAGGACCCTCTCAACCTGGGCATGTCCCGCTCAGGACGGGTACGCCGCATGACTGAGAAAGCCCGTGTCAGCCACCTCATGGGCTGGGGTCACTGA
- the brwd3 gene encoding bromodomain and WD repeat-containing protein 3 isoform X1, producing MAREQCSQTEAELYYLIARFLQSGPCKKAAQILIEELEEYELVPQRWSWDGEKYKRTFQDWVILNQHIPADYLLRVCQRIGPLIEKEIPPSVPGVQTLLGLGRQSLLRTTKSCSHKVCSGSAVAALHRGRPPEPPASNGHPPNVVSIMGARQATGTARFGQALPSSSYQHMKIHKRILGHLSSVYCVAFDRTGRRIFTGSDDCLVKIWATDDGRLLATLRGHSAEICDMAVNHENTLIASASCDKTIRVWCLRTCAPITVLQAHGASITSIQFCPAIKGTTRYLASTGADGMVCFWKWHSVSMKFHDQPVKFVERSRPGVQVSTSSFSSGGMFMATGGTDHLIRVYYLGAETPMKVSEMDAHTDKVVVVQFSNNSDSLRFVSGSRDGTARIWHYQQQEWKSVTLDIAARLPGSTVANGDDKTKLMATMVAWDRADSTVITAVSNYLLKVWSTTTGQLLHVLSGHDDEVFVLEAHPFDSRIMLSAGHDGNIYMWDLTKGVKIRNFFNMIEGQGHGAIFDCKFSADGQHFACTDSHGHLLIFGFGCSRPYEKIPDQMFFHTDYRPLIRDSNNYVLDEQTQQAPHLMPPPFLVDVDGNPHPPHYQRLVPGRENCKEDQLVPQLGYMANSDGELVEQVLGQQTAENRESILDSLIRQLQNEQDQRQNPQEQAAEAQEGDEAAMEASSPPAEPRRSGQVDGVWQMQHNALRSQVATERDLLAWSRRVMVNEVPQGISRVLEECRQAKGDMECSLYNAERRKKPVTCTPKSDLLTSRLRSLRPTKKKQQRHAYQTRSAQVRRSWNRSRNSSTRRNSDSQIDSDSDGNAAAQADQSEASSDGEAQWQSESSSSDSSSEYSDWTADAGINLQPPKRPTRRPAPPQGYSSSEEEEGEGKTKEAKKRDSEKRKKPKETKQKPTSSLAGLDAEEWLPPSWIMETIPHRSPFVPQMGDELIYFKQGHQAYVRAVRRAKAYSINPQKQPWNRLDLRDQESVKVVGIKYEVGPPTLCCLKLAFLDPVSGKMTNESFSLKYHDMPDVIDFLVLQQFYNEAKQHNWQPGMRFRSIIDDAWWFGSVEAQEPLQPEYPDSLFQCYAVKWDNGEREKMSPWDMEPIPEEAALPEQVGDGVEVAEEELKALLYTPQEGEWGAHTRDEDCERVIYGIDQLLTLDVAKLFASPVNLRDYPLYCTAVAYPTDLSTIRKRLENRFYRRISALMWEVRYIEHNARTFNEPQSPIVATAKVVTDVLLRYIGDQSCTDILDLYHKLKSEASSGGEVELDVDSDTPGTSTGHRGGDQNPKKRGVVLDVKLWRGQCKELMRRMMASRDSEPFRQPVDLFEYPDYRDIIDTPMDLATVSETLVAGNYENPMEFAKDVRLIFSNSKAYTPNKKSQIYTMTLSLSAFFEKNIISIISDHKSAVQNERRTRQRLSYRDRIHNGGSSPPISPSPSPKGKHKPGKVSKPKKSQTSTKNRSQRPHQAQQSSSVAEEEEDIQPSSPSSGTSSGSRNQGPHRVTRSQATSVKKSGHQRNLHLSNGSRQHHGRQAPQSDDDEEEAASGSNSSSSESSSTSSSSSSSSSSDSENSSESEMEKYVEGGDHDYSKAPCLSVRLSAKGKVAASGKRRHKGGEDTAQIPKRARVQLPVEEEEDEEEEEEEEEEEDEEEEEEEEEEQQQQQPVDGRHEEDEEEQEEEEDEEEEEEPEEEEEPEEEDDDEDNSEVQTRAAAATSSPRGNQCKSRRVNTRNQGRRTVLYRDDSEDDGHGSKEDPLNLGMSRSGRVRRMTEKARVSHLMGWGH from the exons ATGGCAAGAGAACAGTGTTCACAAACCGAAGCTG AACTCTATTACCTCATTGCCAGATTTCTGCAGTCTGGACCTtgtaaaaaagcagcacag ATTCTGattgaggagctggaggagtaTGAG TTGGTCCCTCAACGATGGAGTTGGGATGGAGAGAAATACAAACGGACCTTCCAAGACTGG GTGATTTTGAACCAGCACATTCCTGCAGACTATTTGCTCCGTGTTTGTCAGCGGATAGGCCCGCTTATAGAGAAGGAGATCCCACCTAGTGTTCCTGGGGTTCAAACCCTTCTGGGGCTGGGAAGACAGTCCTTGCTTCGTACCACCAAAA GTTGTAGCCACAAAGTATGCAGTGGCTCAGCTGTTGCTGCACTCCATCGAGGACGTCCACCAGAACCTCCAGCCAGCAATGGACATCCTCCCAATGTTG TGTCCATCATGGGTGCTCGCCAGGCCACAGGCACAGCTCGTTTTGGCCAGGCCCTGCCGTCTTCCTCCTACCAACACATGAAGATACACAAACGTATCCTTGGCCACCTTTCTTCAGTCTACTGTGTAGCCTTTGACCGTACCGGCCGTCGGATATTTACG GGTTCTGATGACTGCCTGGTGAAAATCTGGGCCACAGATGACGGCCGGCTCCTGGCAACACTCCGCGGCCACTCAGCAGAGATCTGTGACATGGCTGTCAACCACGAAAATACTCTCATTGCCTCAGCAAGCTGTGACAAAACTATCAGAGTGTGGTGCCTGCGTACCTGTGCGCCCATCACTGTTCTGCAGGCCCACGGTGCCTCCATCACATCAATACAG TTTTGTCCCGCTATCAAAGGGACAACACGGTACCTGGCCTCCACTGGTGCAGACGGCATGGTGTGTTTCTGGAAGTGGCACTCTGTCAGCATGAAATTCCA CGATCAGCCAGTCAAGTTTGTTGAGCGGTCACGTCCAGGAGTTCaggtctccacttcctccttcagtAGTG GTGGTATGTTCATGGCTACTGGTGGCACCGATCATCTGATCAGAGTCTACTACCTTGGTGCTGAAACTCCCATGAAAGTCTCTGAGATGGATGCACACACa GACAAAGTTGTCGTCGTCCAATTTAGCAATAACAGTgacag CCTGAGGTTTGTGAGTGGCAGTCGCGACGGCACAGCCAGAATCTGGCATTACCAGCAACAAGAGTGGAAGAGTGTCACTTTAGACATTGCTGCCAGGCTGCCTGG GAGTACTGTGGCCAATGGGGATGATAAAACCAAGCTGATGGCGACTATGGTGGCCTGGGACCGTGCAGATAGCACCGTCATCACAGCGGTGTCAAACTACCTGCTCAAAGTGTGGAGCACGACTACTGGACAGCTGCTGCATGTGTTATCT GGTCATGATGATGAGGTGTTTGTGCTGGAGGCTCACCCATTTGACTCCCGCATCATGCTATCTGCCGGCCATGATGGCAACATTTACATGTGGGACCTAACCAAGGGAGTCAAGATCCGCAACTTCTTTAACATG ATTGAAGGGCAAGGCCATGGCGCTATTTTTGACTGCAAGTTCTCAGCTGATGGGCAGCATTTTGCCTGCACTGACTCACATGGCCATTTGCTCATCTTTGGCTTCGGCTGCAGCAGACCATATGAGAAG ATTCCCGACCAGATGTTCTTCCACACGGACTACCGACCTCTTATACGCGATTCCAATAACTATGTGCTGGATGAGCAGACGCAGCAAGCCCCACATCTCATGCCTCCACCCTTCCTGGTGGACGTAGATGGAAATCCTCACCCTCCTCACTACCAGCGCCTGGTGCCAGGAAGAGAGAACTGCAAGGAGGATCAGCTAGTACCCCAGCTAGGATACATGGCTAACA GCGATGGAGAGTTGGTTGAGCAGGTACTTGGCCAGCAAACGgcagaaaacagagaaagcaTATTGGACAGTCTCATCAGACAGTTGCAGAATGAGCAGGACCAGCGTCAGAACCCACAAGAGCAGGCTGCAGAGGCACAGG AAGGTGATGAAGCAGCGATGGAGgcatcctctcctcctgctgaacCTCGCAGAAGTGGGCAGGTGGACGGGGTTTGGCAGATGCAGCATAATGCCCTGCGTAGTCAGGTGGCCACTGAGCGGGACCTGCTGGCCTGGAGCCGCAGAGTGATGGTCAATGAAGTGCCACAAGGAATATCCAG GGTGTTGGAGGAGTGCAGACAAGCCAAAGGCGATATGGAATGTTCTCTATACaatgcagagaggaggaagaagccAGTAACCTGCACACCCAAG agcgatctgctgacTTCACGCCTGCGCTCCCTGCGGCCAACTAAGAAAAAGCAGCAGCGCCACGCCTATCAGACCCGCTCAGCCCAAGTCCGCCGTTCTTGGAATAGGAGTCGAAATTCCAGCACCCGTCGTAACTCTGATAGCCAGATAGACTCTGACAGTGATGGAAAC GCAGCAGCACAGGCGGATCAAAGTGAGGCCTCCTCTGATGGTGAAGCTCAGTGGCAGAGTGAGAGCAGCTCCAG TGACTCCTCCAGTGAATATTCTGATTGGACAGCTGATGCCGGGATCAACCTCCAGCCACCAAAGCGCCCAACCAGGAGGCCTGCACCGCCCCAAGgttacagcagctctgaggaggaagagggcgAAGGAAAGACAAAAGAGGCTAAGAAGAGGGACAGTGAGAAGAGAAAGAAGCCCAAGGAGACCAAACAG AAGCCCACGTCCTCTCTGGCTGGACTTGATGCGGAGGAGTGGCTGCCACCATCATGGATAATGGAGACCATCCCTCACCGCTCTCCTTTTGTCCCTCAAATGGGAGATGAG CTCATCTACTTCAAACAGGGCCATCAGGCCTACGTCCGGGCTGTCCGCAGGGCCAAGGCGTACAGCATCAACCCTCAGAAACAGCCGTGGAACAGACTTGACCTCAGG GACCAGGAATCAGTGAAGGTGGTTGGAATTAAATATGAAGTAGGACCTCCCACCCTCTGCTGCCTAAAACTGGCTTTCTTGGACCCCGTCTCAGGGAAGATGACCAATGAGTCTTTCTCCTTAAA GTACCACGACATGCCTGATGTCATTGATTTTCTGGTACTGCAGCAGTTTTACAATGAGGCTAAACAGCACaactggcagccag GTATGAGGTTCCGCAGCATCATTGATGACGCTTGGTGGTTCGGCAGTGTGGAGGCTCAGGAACCTCTTCAGCCAGAGTATCCAGATAGCCTGTTCCAGTGCTATGCAGTAAA GTGGGATAACGGTGAGCGGGAGAAAATGAGTCCCTGGGACATGGAGCCTATTCCTGAGGAAG CTGCATTGCCTGAACAGGTGGGTGACGGCGTGGAGGTGGcagaggaggagctgaaggctCTGCTTTACACGCCTCAGGAAGGAGAATGGGGGGCTCACACTCGAGATGAAGACTGTGAGAGAGTCATCTACGGCATCGATCAGCTTCTTACACTGG ATGTAGCCAAGTTATTTGCATCACCAGTGAATCTGCGGGACTACCCTCTGTACTGCACTGCGGTGGCTTACCCCACTGACCTCAGCACCATCCGCAAACGACTGGAGAACCGCTTTTACAG GCGGATCTCTGCATTAATGTGGGAGGTGCGCTACATTGAACACAATGCCCGCACTTTCAACGAACCCCAGAGTCCCATTGTAGCAACTGCCAAAGTGGTGACTGACGTTCTCCTGCGCTACATTGG gGACCAGAGCTGCACAGACATCTTGGATCTTTATCACAAGCTGAAATCTGAGGCCAGCAGTGGAGGAGAAGTTGAG TTGGATGTGGACTCTGACACTCCAGGAACATCTACAGGACATCGG GGAGGTGACCAGAATCCCAAGAAGCGCGGTGTAGTCTTGGATGTGAAATTATGGCGAGGACAGTGCAAAGAGCTGATGCGTCGAATGATGGCCTCGCGAGATTCAGAGCCGTTCAGGCAGCCCGTGGACCTCTTTGAGTATCCG GACTATCGAGACATCATTGACACTCCTATGGATCTGGCTAcagtgtcagagacactggttGCAGGGAATTATGAAAACCCGATGGAGTTTGCCAAAGATGTGCGGCTCATTTTCAGCAACTCCAAAGCATACACACCTAACAAGAAATCACAG ATCTACACCATGACCCTCAGCTTGTCGGCCTTCTTCGAAAAAAACATCATCTCCATCATCTCTGACCACAAGTCTGCCGTTCAGAACGAACGGCGGACTCGTCAGAGACTCAGTTACAGGGACAGAATACACAACGGAGGCAGCTCACCGCCTATTAGTCCATCCCCCAG CCCTAAAGGGAAGCACAAGCCAGGGAAGGTGTCTAAGCCAAAAAAATCCCAGACCTCAACGAAGAATCGTTCTCAGAGACCACATCAAG CTCAGCAAAGCAGTAGTgtagcagaggaggaggaggacatccAGCCTTCTTCCCCAAGTTCAGGGACAAGCAGTGGGAGCAGAAACCAAGGGCCACATCGGGTGACCCGCAGCCAGGCAACTTCAGTGAAGAAGTCAG GGCACCAGCGTAACCTGCATCTAAGTAACGGCTCCAGACAGCACCACGGGCGACAAGCACCACAGTCTGATGACGATGAGGAGGAGGCGGCATCTGGATCAAACAGCTCTTCGTCGGAGTCATCCTCCAcctcatcatcctcctcttcctcgtcaTCGTCAGACAGTGAGAACAGTTCTGAGTCTGAGATGGAGAAGTACGTGGAAGGGGGAGATCACGACTACAGCAAAGCCCCCTGCCTGTCAGTACGCCTCTCAGCTAAGGGTAAGGTGGCGGCCTCAGGGAAAAGGAGACACAAAGGAGGAGAGGACACAGCACAGATACCTAAAAGAGCACGAGTGCAGCTGCCggtagaggaggaggaagatgaggaggaggaggaagaggaggaggaggaggaggatgaagaagaggaggaggaggaggaagaggagcagcagcagcagcaaccggTGGATGGAAGACatgaagaggatgaagaagagcaggaagaggaggaggatgaagaggaagaggaggaacccgaggaggaggaggaacctgaggaggaggatgatgatgaggacaaCTCTGAGGTGCAGACAagggctgcagcagcaacaagcaGTCCAAGAGGCAACCAGTGCAAGTCTCGACGGGTCAACACACGCAACCAGGGCCGCAGGACAGTTCTTTACAGGGATGACTCAGAGGATGATGGCCATGGGTCGAAGGAGGACCCTCTCAACCTGGGCATGTCCCGCTCAGGACGGGTACGCCGCATGACTGAGAAAGCCCGTGTCAGCCACCTCATGGGCTGGGGTCACTGA